The Thermomicrobiales bacterium DNA segment CAGCGAAAGGAACGCGAGCTCCAGGGTGACGGGAAGACGGTCGAGAATGAGGCTCAACACCGGCTGGCCAAGCCGGACCGAATACCCCAGATCGCCGCGCAGCACGCTACTGATCCAGGAGAAGTACTGCTGCACGGGTGACTTGTCGAGCCCGAAATACGCTTCCAGCGAGGCGCGCTGCGCTTCGGTCAGCAATCCCGCTTCGGTGCCCAGCATGGCGGTAATGGCATCGCCGGGCACCGCCCGAATGGCGACGAAGACGATGATGGTGACGCCAAGAAGGGTGGGGATCGCCAGCAACAACCGCTGGAAGAGGTAGTTCAGCACAGGAGCGTCCAAAAAATGCCGGGACGGAGCCAGACTCCGTCCCGGCACAACCGAGTGTGATTAGCGGTCGAGTGACACCTGCCCGAGGCTGTAGAGCGAGCCGGTCGGGTTGGGAACGAAGCCCACCACATACGGCTGCTGTCCGGTGTACAGGTACCCGGTGTAGAGCCAGATCCAGGGAGACACTTCGGCGAGATGCGTCTGGAACTGGTTGAAGATCTCCTTGCGGGCCTCGGGATCGAGCTCGACCTGCCCCTGCTTCATCAACTGGTCGAGTGTGTCGTCGATATACCCGGCGACGTTGGCGAACTGCGCGCCATCCTGGAAATACCGCGCGTACATGGTGTACGGGTCGGGGCGGCCGCCGTTGAGCGCGATGGCCGCATCGAAATCACCCGCCAACCAGCGGTCGACGTAGACGCTCAACTCGAGCGGTTCGATGGTGACGTCGATGTTGATGTCGGCCAGCTGCGACTGGATGCTCTCGGCTTCCGTAATCGCAGTCGGCGGTTCGGCGGACGCGGCAATGATGGTCAGCGGGAAGCCATCGGCATAGCCGGCCTGCTCCATCAGCGCCTTGGCCTTTTCCAGATCCTTGGTGTAACAGAAGAGCTGATCGGTCGGCAGCGCGTAGCTCGGCATGGTGAGCGGACCGGTGACGGTGCCCTCACCGAGCGCGGCCGCATCGACCACTTCCTGCCGGTCGATTGCGCAGGAGATCGCCTGGCGCACCTCGAGAATGCTCAGCGGATGGACCTCGGCGCTCGGGGAAGCCACCGGGGTGCCCGGTCCGGGAATGTCGAACGCCCGCAGCTGCAGCACGTGATAGGCGATGTCCGGCGCGCGGTTGATGACGACCTCGGATCCCTCGGTTGGGAGGGTCGCGATCAGCGGGTCGTTGAACATGGCGAAATCGATCTCACCGGCTCGCAGCGCGGCCATGATGGTCGATTCGTCCGGGATGATCCGCATCTCGATCCCGTCGATCTTGGGAGCGCCGGCCCACCAATCGGCATTGGCCGAAAGATTGGTCGTCTGGTCCGGGGTCCAATTGTCGAGTTTGAACGGTCCGGTGCCGATGGCGTCGGTGGTCGGATCGCCACTCGCGATGACATCCGACGAGAGGATGGCCGCATTGGTGGAGGCCAGCGCGGTGAGCAGCGGCACATCCGGGATAGACAGGTTGAGCACCACCGTGTGGTCATCGGGCGCCTCCATCGACTCGATGCTGAGCAGATTGGTGCGCGTTGCGGAACCGGTCGCCTCGTCCAGGATCCGCTCGTACGATGCGATCACATCGGCCGAGGTGAAATCCGATCCGTCGTGGAACGTGACACCCTCACGCAGATGGAAGGTGAGTTGGGAACCGTCCTCGGAGAACTCCCAGCTCTCCGCCAGCACCGGAACCAGCTCCAGGTTCGCATCGACCGTCAACAACGGTTCGTAGATCAGTTCGAGCAGGCGCAGCGAGGCGAAAGCTGTCTGGGTATGCGGGTCGAGCCCGGTCGCGTCTGCCGCGCGCGCCATGACCAGCGTGTTGTCCTGGGCTGCCGTTGGGGCAAGCTGTAGCCCGCTCACCATGAGCAACCCAGCGATGAAGAACACCGCTATGCGGGAAATTCGTCTCATTCGTCCGTCCTCCTGCTCGTTTTCGACAACGACACGTTCGGCCATATGCGGGCTCAACCCCGAGCCGTTTACTTGTGGAATGGTTGCGATTATGACAGACCTTGGAGTTGCTTTCGAAGAAGCAGCTCGGCGACGCCAGGAAGCACCAGTTCAGACACGCGGCCGATCTCCGCGTAGCCATGCCGTTGGTAGAAGCGCTGCGCATCGAGATTGAAGTCTGACACCAGCAAGAAGAGCTCTCGCTGCTGCCGGGCGAGCAACGCCGATTCCAACCTGTCCAGCAACCGGCTGCCAACGCCCTGACCGGCGCAAGCAGGATCGACCGCGAAGCGTTTCAGATAGGGGAACGCTCCGAACATGCCAGTCGGCAGGCACCAGGCAAACCCGCAGGCGGGAACCTCGCCGTCCGCGACCAGCATCAGATCGGCCCGTTCCAGACCGCGCTCGAAATCAGCAGCAATCGTTGCGGGAGACAATCGATACCGCTGCCAGAGATCGTCCGCGGCCATCCATTCGGCAATGCGCGGGATATCGCTCTGCTCCATCGCGCGGATCGCCGGTTCGTCTACCGATCGCACCAGGTGCTCCGGATCAGCGACACGAAGTTGTCGCCAGGGGTGATTTGCCCGAGCACCACCGGGTGCCGCGCGCCGGTGATCGCCGGATGCACCCCCGGGCGGGCATGCCACGTTTCATAGCCAACCACCGCGCAGAGCAGCGCTTCCTTGTAGTCGCTGTTCTCGCCGATGTCCTCCTGCGTCAGCACCTTGGCCGGGGCCAGCAGTTCCTGCAGGGTCTCGACCAATACCGGATTGTGCCGCCCGCCTCCCCCGAGAATGACCTCGTCGATCTGGAACGGCGCAAAGCGCTGGTATGCATCCGCGACGCTGTATGCCGTCAGCGCAGTCATGGTCGCCACGATGTCCGCCAGCGAGCGCCCGCGCGCGGTTCCCACTGACAGCAATTCCGCGGCCATGGCCGAGCCAAAGAGCTCTCGTCCGGTGGTCTTGGGTGGCTGGCGCTGGTAATAGGGATGCGCCAGCAGCTCCTGCAGCCACTCGCGGTCGACCGTGCCTTGCCGGGCCAGCGCGCCATCCACATCGAAGGTCTGGCGTCCATCGGTCGACAGGCGTAGCACATCGTCGATCAGCGCGTTGCTCGGTCCGGTATCGAAGGCCATCGGTCGAGTGGTCGTGTCGGAAAGCGGCGGCAGGAAGGAAACATTGCCGATCCCGCCCAGGTTC contains these protein-coding regions:
- a CDS encoding ABC transporter substrate-binding protein, with amino-acid sequence MRRISRIAVFFIAGLLMVSGLQLAPTAAQDNTLVMARAADATGLDPHTQTAFASLRLLELIYEPLLTVDANLELVPVLAESWEFSEDGSQLTFHLREGVTFHDGSDFTSADVIASYERILDEATGSATRTNLLSIESMEAPDDHTVVLNLSIPDVPLLTALASTNAAILSSDVIASGDPTTDAIGTGPFKLDNWTPDQTTNLSANADWWAGAPKIDGIEMRIIPDESTIMAALRAGEIDFAMFNDPLIATLPTEGSEVVINRAPDIAYHVLQLRAFDIPGPGTPVASPSAEVHPLSILEVRQAISCAIDRQEVVDAAALGEGTVTGPLTMPSYALPTDQLFCYTKDLEKAKALMEQAGYADGFPLTIIAASAEPPTAITEAESIQSQLADINIDVTIEPLELSVYVDRWLAGDFDAAIALNGGRPDPYTMYARYFQDGAQFANVAGYIDDTLDQLMKQGQVELDPEARKEIFNQFQTHLAEVSPWIWLYTGYLYTGQQPYVVGFVPNPTGSLYSLGQVSLDR
- a CDS encoding GNAT family N-acetyltransferase, which encodes MRSVDEPAIRAMEQSDIPRIAEWMAADDLWQRYRLSPATIAADFERGLERADLMLVADGEVPACGFAWCLPTGMFGAFPYLKRFAVDPACAGQGVGSRLLDRLESALLARQQRELFLLVSDFNLDAQRFYQRHGYAEIGRVSELVLPGVAELLLRKQLQGLS
- a CDS encoding anhydro-N-acetylmuramic acid kinase — protein: MRVIGLISGTSADGIDTALCEIEGAPPSLRARIVAGETFPYPADVRTRVLTSYEPARSSTDELCRLNAEIGEAFAEAALRIIETAGLAPGDIDLLVSHGQTVWHDVLPDGSVHSTIQLGEGAVLAERTGITTINDLRNRDISAGGQGAPLAGYVDWLLLRHPSKGRAVQNLGGIGNVSFLPPLSDTTTRPMAFDTGPSNALIDDVLRLSTDGRQTFDVDGALARQGTVDREWLQELLAHPYYQRQPPKTTGRELFGSAMAAELLSVGTARGRSLADIVATMTALTAYSVADAYQRFAPFQIDEVILGGGGRHNPVLVETLQELLAPAKVLTQEDIGENSDYKEALLCAVVGYETWHARPGVHPAITGARHPVVLGQITPGDNFVSLIRSTWCDR